From the Variovorax paradoxus genome, the window CCGAACCGCCCGTGGTTGCCCGAGTAGCCGACCTGCACCAGCCTGTCCTTCGCACTCGTGCCCCAATAGCTCTGCTGGCGGGCCGAGACGAAGACGCTGCCCCGGTCCTTGATCTGCTGCGAGACCTCGAAGCGGACCTCGTTGCGGCGGCTGTTGAAGGCTTCGAACGGCAGCAGGTCTTGCATATGCACCGCTTCCTGGAAGGTGCGAAAGCCGCTGGTCGAGTAGCGGTAGCCCGCCACGCGGAAGTTGGTGCCCGTCGAAAGCATCGCCTTGGAGTAGAGAAAGCGCAGCGACTGTCCGCTGAAGTCGCGCTCGCCGTTGAACGCGGTGCGGTCGGTCGTGCGCGCGGCAGAGAGGTCGACCGACACCGCGCCGAAGTCCTTCATGTTCTTGCCCATGCCCACCAGCACCGACTGGTAGGTATTGGCCGCCAGGACGCCACCGTAGAGCGTGAATTCCGCGCCCAGTCCGCGCGCCAGCGTCGCCTGTAGAAAGACGGGTTGCGCCAGCCTGGAGCGGCTGCCGCCTGTGTTGGCGCCCGCATGGGTGTTCCGGTACTTGCCCACGGTGGCCGAGTAGCGCCACGCGCCTTCGCGCAGCAGCGTGGGGACCGCGGAGAAGGCCTGCGTGTACCGGGTCTCACGGCCGTCGGCCTCGGTGATGGTCACCTCGATGTCGCCGCTGGAGGCGGTCGGATAGAGATCGTCGATCACGAACGGGCCGGGCGCCACGAACGTGCTGTAGATCACGTACCCGTTCTGCCGCACCGTCACGCGCGCATTGGTCTGCGCCACGCCGCGCACCGTGGGCGCGTAGCCCTGCTGGCTGTCGGGCAGCATTGCGTCGTCGGACGCGAGCTGCGCGCCGCGAAACGGCACGCTGTCGAAGAAGTTGCCCGGCGTGTTGCCGTCGCCGATCAGGAGTTGCCCGCCGATCGCGGCGATGTTGCGCTGCGCATAGGTGCTGACGCCCTCCCAGCGGCTCCGGCCGTCGATGCCGCGTTTGTAGGTGGAGAAATGAAGGAAGCGCCAGTCGTCGTGGTTGAAGCCGACGCGCAGGCCCGCGAAGAGCGTGTTGCGCTGCAAGGCCTTGGCCTCCGGCGCGAAGGGGTTGCCGTCGAACACGCTCTGCGGCGTGGCGAAGGGATTCACGTCCTTGCGGTACGTGTCGCCGCTGTAGCGGGCAAAGTTGAGCTGGTAGTCGAGCATGCCGGCGGTGATGCCCTTGTTCCACTTCTCGGGACCGACCGCGCCGCGCGCCGAGCGCTTCAGCGCCGCCTGCGGAATGCTGACATGGAGGCGCTGCTTGCCCGCGTCGTAGCTGTACCTGGCTTCGGGGCTGATTGCCGACAGGTCGACGCAGGCGTCCTGCCCGAGGCTCGCGAGCGCCGGGAACACCGCCACGTTGACGCCCCAGTCGTCCAGCATGCCGCGAGCGATGCAGGCCTCGGCGTCGTTCTTGCCCTCCTTCTGGACGAAGCGGATCTCGGTCTGGCCGGTCGAGCGATCGTTCAGCGACACGTCGACCATGTGGCTGCCCGCCAGCACCCGGTTGCCGAAGGAAAAGAGCGAAAGGTCCGCGTGGGGCTGGTTGCCGCCGATGTTCAGGAAATCCTCGTTGAAGTCGGAGGCGGCGACATGTTGCTGCGCCGTCTGCTGCCGGGCGTGGCCGGCCGCGCACAGCGCGACCAGCAAAGACGCGCACAGCGTCGGCCGGAACTGCGCGCGAGCCACGGCGAACGGACGATGGCGCATGCCGATCGCCTCAGCGCGCAGCGCCATCGGCAGGCGGAGGAGGAACGATCTCGACCGTCACCGCCGCGGGCTCGGCGGCTGCTGGAACCCGCACGCGCTCCTGGGGCGTCTCGCCGCCGTAGTCGTTGAGCGTGGTGTAGCCGACCTGAACCGCCTGCGGCGCCTTCATCTCGCTCAGCGGGTAGGCGCTCTCGCCGAAGGCGGGGATCATGTCTGCATTGATGAGCTGCTGGCCGTCGTTGACGTTCAGCGCGGTGAAGGTCACGTGATAGGCCGTGGGGTTGGCGATGCGCAGCACAGCGCCCTTGCCTTGCGCGCCGGCGCTCACCGCCCACTTGAGCCTGGCGCGCGATTCATCTGGCTTGCCTTGCAGTCCCGAAGGCCGGTAGAAAACCTTGATGCGGCTGCGCACCGCGATCTGCAGCACGTTCTCCTCCTTCGACCTCTCGGGAATCTCCTTGACGTTGAGCCAGAACACCGATTCACGGTCCGCCGGCAGGTCGCCGGCCGTGCGCATGATGCGAAGGATGTTCTCCATGCCCGGGTCGAGCCGCGACAACGGCGGCGTGACCAGCAGCGGGGTCTTGTTCTGCCCTTCGCCGGCATCGATCCAGGCTTGGACCACGTAGGGCGAGACGCCGGTGTTCTTCACCGGAATGGAGGCTTCGCGGTCCTTTTCGCCGAGGATCACGCGGGTGCCGCCGAGCATCACGCCCGCGCCGGCAGGCCACTGCAGTGCCAGCGTCAGCAGGATGGCGATGGCCCATCGGAAGCGGGTGTTGGTGCACATAGAAAAAGAAGTCCTCGCCCGGGGCGAAACGCGTGAAGACGCGTACCCCGGCACGGCAGCGCGTGGGGGTGCGCCGGCGGAAAAATTCGGGAGCGAAGGAAGGCGGGCGCAGGCGGAATGTGGTCCGGACGCGGCGCCTGGCATCGGCGGCATCGTCGGGCCGCGCGAAGCGTCGGGCCGAGATGCCGCGCGAAGCTGCTTACTTGTAGGCGACGGTGAACTGCGCGACCGAGTTGGCCGGACCCGGCGTCACTGTCGTCCTGGTGGCGACGTAGGCCGCCTGGAAGTTCAGCGAGTTGTCGCCGAGGCCCAGCACGTATTCACCCGATGCCGAACCCAGCGGGATCTTGGTGCCGGCGGAATCGCCGATTTCGATGGCAACGCCCGAGGCCGCGCCCACGCTCACCTGGCCGGCATTGGCGACGCGAAGGCTCGTCGCGTCGTCGGAGTCGGCGGTGCCGGAGAAGGTCACGATCGCGCCCTTGGCGCTCGCACCGCAGCCAAGCAGGTCGATCTTGAACTTGGCGGGGGTGGCCTTCTTGCCGGGCACCGCCGTGCCGGCAGTGGAGCCGTCGAAAGTCGTCCTCGAGACCTTGCCCAGGGGCACGACCATGTTCTGGCTGGTGGCGGAAATCGAGCAGGGCGCGTCGACGATCTCGCCGGTGAAATTGATGGTGCCGTCGGCGGCAAAAGCACTTTGGGACAGCGCGCCTGCGGCGGCCAGAATTGCGAGCCGGGCAACTACAAACTTCTTCATTTCTTGCGTTCTCTGGGTTGATGTACAGAATGACGGCCTGCTGTTTCAAGGCAGGCGCGCAGTCTATGCACCCAATGACGCAAGATGACGACCTGTTGCCGTCAATTAACCGTAGTTGACATTAGCGCTCAAAGAAGCGTGAAATTAACACGCAAGTTGACATGCCGTCACGCCGTTTCAGCCACCTGCAACACCAGCTTGCCGAAGTTCTCGCCCGCGAAGAGCTTGTTGAGCGACTCGGGGAAGGTGTCCAGGCCCTTGACCACGTCCTCCTTGCTCTTCATGCGGCCGTCCTTCAGATAGCCGGCCATCTCCGCGATGGCGATGTGGTACCTGTCGGCGTAGTCGAACACCACGATGCCTTCCATGCGTGCGCGGTTCACCAGCAGGCTCAGGTAGTTGCGCGGGCCGGCGGCAGGCATGCTGTTGGCGTTGTTGTACTGGCTGATGGCGCCGCAGATGATGATGCGAGCCTTGCGCGCCAGCTTGGCCAGGACGTGGTCGAGGATCTCGCCGCCGACGTTGTCGAAGTACACGTCCACGCCCTTCGGGCAGTGCTCCTTCAGGCCCGCGCGCACCGCGCCTTCGCCCGACTTGTAGTCGATGCAGGCGTCGAAGCCCAGCTCCTTCACCACCCAGTCGCACTTGGCGGCGCCGCCGGCGATGCCGACCACGCGGCAGCCCTTGATCTTCGCGAGCTGCCCCACCGTCTGCCCCACGGCGCCCGCCGCGCCGGACACCACCACCGTTTCGCCCGGCTTGGGCTGGCCCACGTCCATCAGGCCGAAGTAGCCGGTCATGCCAGGCATGCCGAGCACGTTGAGCCACTGGCCGATGGTGCCGACGCTCAGGTCGACCTTCACCAGGCCGTTGCGCTTCAGGTCTTCCTGCGCAACGAGGATGTATTCCTGCACGCCGAGCGTGCCGTAGACCGTGTCGCCCACGGCGAACTTGGGGTTCTTCGAGGCGACCACGCGGCCGATGCCGCCGGCGCGCATCACTTCGTCGATGCCCACGGGAGGGATGTAGCTCTTGGCGTCGTTGAGCCAGCCGCGCATGGCGGGGTCGAGCGACAGCGACAGCGTCTTGACCAGCACACCGCCTTCGGCAGGCTCGCCGACGGGCTCCGTGGTGAACTTCCAGTTCTCGCGCGTGGCGGTGCCCTCGGGGCGCTTGGCGAGGCGGACCTGGTGGTTGGTGATCGAACTGCTCACGGTGTTGTCTCCTTGACCTTGGATGCCGG encodes:
- a CDS encoding NADP-dependent oxidoreductase, translating into MSSSITNHQVRLAKRPEGTATRENWKFTTEPVGEPAEGGVLVKTLSLSLDPAMRGWLNDAKSYIPPVGIDEVMRAGGIGRVVASKNPKFAVGDTVYGTLGVQEYILVAQEDLKRNGLVKVDLSVGTIGQWLNVLGMPGMTGYFGLMDVGQPKPGETVVVSGAAGAVGQTVGQLAKIKGCRVVGIAGGAAKCDWVVKELGFDACIDYKSGEGAVRAGLKEHCPKGVDVYFDNVGGEILDHVLAKLARKARIIICGAISQYNNANSMPAAGPRNYLSLLVNRARMEGIVVFDYADRYHIAIAEMAGYLKDGRMKSKEDVVKGLDTFPESLNKLFAGENFGKLVLQVAETA
- a CDS encoding fimbrial protein, whose amino-acid sequence is MKKFVVARLAILAAAGALSQSAFAADGTINFTGEIVDAPCSISATSQNMVVPLGKVSRTTFDGSTAGTAVPGKKATPAKFKIDLLGCGASAKGAIVTFSGTADSDDATSLRVANAGQVSVGAASGVAIEIGDSAGTKIPLGSASGEYVLGLGDNSLNFQAAYVATRTTVTPGPANSVAQFTVAYK
- a CDS encoding fimbria/pilus outer membrane usher protein, producing the protein MALRAEAIGMRHRPFAVARAQFRPTLCASLLVALCAAGHARQQTAQQHVAASDFNEDFLNIGGNQPHADLSLFSFGNRVLAGSHMVDVSLNDRSTGQTEIRFVQKEGKNDAEACIARGMLDDWGVNVAVFPALASLGQDACVDLSAISPEARYSYDAGKQRLHVSIPQAALKRSARGAVGPEKWNKGITAGMLDYQLNFARYSGDTYRKDVNPFATPQSVFDGNPFAPEAKALQRNTLFAGLRVGFNHDDWRFLHFSTYKRGIDGRSRWEGVSTYAQRNIAAIGGQLLIGDGNTPGNFFDSVPFRGAQLASDDAMLPDSQQGYAPTVRGVAQTNARVTVRQNGYVIYSTFVAPGPFVIDDLYPTASSGDIEVTITEADGRETRYTQAFSAVPTLLREGAWRYSATVGKYRNTHAGANTGGSRSRLAQPVFLQATLARGLGAEFTLYGGVLAANTYQSVLVGMGKNMKDFGAVSVDLSAARTTDRTAFNGERDFSGQSLRFLYSKAMLSTGTNFRVAGYRYSTSGFRTFQEAVHMQDLLPFEAFNSRRNEVRFEVSQQIKDRGSVFVSARQQSYWGTSAKDRLVQVGYSGNHGRFGYSVHYNRSTSLNRTPVRQLMFTLAIPLGDTRASAQYAVNRNSAGRLSQQASVYGAAFDDSRLTYNVTASDSNQGGGSSGSASASYLSSAGRLDVGHSQGRRYGQSTFGVAGGVLFHGDGITLSQPLGETVALVQAPMAQGVGFESQAGVSTDSAGNAVIPNLTPYRLNRLALRTGDLGDTVEVKNAAIELVPTRGAVVVAKFETSVGFRLLMVLTDRKGRALPLGSKIENEAGQEVGIVGPDGQSFVTGAGNSGRLTVRWGLGQADRCIVPYSLPDEKNPPPIRELDGQCAAIEPEGARPKGAE
- a CDS encoding fimbrial biogenesis chaperone, whose amino-acid sequence is MCTNTRFRWAIAILLTLALQWPAGAGVMLGGTRVILGEKDREASIPVKNTGVSPYVVQAWIDAGEGQNKTPLLVTPPLSRLDPGMENILRIMRTAGDLPADRESVFWLNVKEIPERSKEENVLQIAVRSRIKVFYRPSGLQGKPDESRARLKWAVSAGAQGKGAVLRIANPTAYHVTFTALNVNDGQQLINADMIPAFGESAYPLSEMKAPQAVQVGYTTLNDYGGETPQERVRVPAAAEPAAVTVEIVPPPPADGAAR